CGGTGGAGCTCTCCGACCAGCATGTGGCCGCCCGCTCGACACTCGCTGAACCGGAGACGATGGTGACACTCGGCGTCGGCTGCGTGCATCCGGCCAGCACGAGGACTGCGGCGCTGGCCATTCCTGCGAACATCGCGCTGCGCTTCACGTCGTCTCCTCGGCGTTGTCGGTTTCATTGGATTCGGTGACGGCTTCAGGTTCGGTGGATGCTTCGGGCGGCAGCGTCGGTTTCGGTTCGATGACAGGCTGGGCATCGGTGACGGCTTCCGCTTCTGCGGGCTCTTCGGGCAACGGGTCCGTGTCGAGGCGGGACGATCCCAGGTCGTCGACGACAAGGTCAACCACGGGGATCGGCAGTGGTTCGAGTTCTGCCTCACTATGTGCTCCGCAGCCGTGGTCAAGGGCCACCACTTGACCGTCGGACGGCGAGAACTCGTTGGCGCACAGGCCGAATGCGCGGCCGAGTGGGCCTGCCATGGGAACCAGGAAGCCGCAGGTCGAGCACTGTTCCGAGGCTGCTTTGGCAATCGGTGCCCGCGGCCCGTTGTCGCCGGTGGCCCACCGTTTGGCTGCCTCCTCGCGTCCGATGACCGACAGCACCCGTACTCGGCCGAGACCAAGCTCCCACATCACCGGAACGAGGTCGTCATCTTCGGCTTCATCAACGTCCGCACCGGTGTAGCCGGGGACCAGGCGCACGTCAGCAGGGGTCGTTGGAAGAACATCGCCGACGCCCAAGTCGCCAGCTTGAACTCGGTCTTCCCACGGAAGCCAGTCGCGCGCGAGCAGCGAATCTGGACCCGGCAGAAGGACCGTCTCGTCGATGGTGACCTCGTCGAAACCATCGGCGCGAGCGACGGTAACTGCCCATCTCCAGCCGACGTAGCCGTGATCCAGGCACTCGAACAAATGGGTCACGACTCGCTCGGCATCGGCAATGACTTCGAGGTGTTCGCCAATCTGATCGGCAGGGACGTCCTCTGCTAGCGCGGACCGTGCCTCATCGATGGCGTTCGCGCAATGCTCATCGACGGTCAGTTGCTCGCCAGTAGTCACGAGGTGAATCATCCCCTACTCAGAAACTGTCCGTGCTGCCCGGTAGACCGAGCGGCGACGGACCCCGTATCCAATCCCCATGAGGCCAAGGCCTGCACCGGTGACACAGACCCAGAGCCACCATTGGCCGTTGGTCTCTGCCAGCTTGGATCGAAACAGCAGCAGCACGAAGAATGCGATGACAAAGGCGACGGTGCCGAGGATCGCTGCATTGACGCCGTCGACATCGAGCGGCTCCTCGGCGAGGACGGCGGCTTCATCAACAGGTTGCGGGCTCGCTGCAGGCGATTCAGGCACAAGGGCAGGTTACCGCCGCCGTAGGGTGTTGTGCGTGGATCCCCGAACCCGGCGCGTGGTGACTTTGATTGTGCTGTTTGGGCTTGTCCTGCTCGTGCTGGTCGCGACCATCGTCAAGCGTTGACCGGGTCAGCCCCCAGTCGCACCCGCAAACCCATCGCCGGTAACCAGGGTCTCGCTGGCCGTCGGCCGCGACACCTCGGTTAGGGGAAGGCCGTCGACGGCGGGGATGGCTTGGTGGACTTTGGTGTCGGCGTCGGAGTTGTCCGAGTCGGTGTGGGTGTGGGCGTTGGCGTGGTCCGAGTCGGTGTGGGCGTTGGCGTGGTCCGA
Above is a genomic segment from Candidatus Nanopelagicales bacterium containing:
- a CDS encoding DUF3027 domain-containing protein translates to MTTGEQLTVDEHCANAIDEARSALAEDVPADQIGEHLEVIADAERVVTHLFECLDHGYVGWRWAVTVARADGFDEVTIDETVLLPGPDSLLARDWLPWEDRVQAGDLGVGDVLPTTPADVRLVPGYTGADVDEAEDDDLVPVMWELGLGRVRVLSVIGREEAAKRWATGDNGPRAPIAKAASEQCSTCGFLVPMAGPLGRAFGLCANEFSPSDGQVVALDHGCGAHSEAELEPLPIPVVDLVVDDLGSSRLDTDPLPEEPAEAEAVTDAQPVIEPKPTLPPEASTEPEAVTESNETDNAEETT
- a CDS encoding DUF2530 domain-containing protein — encoded protein: MPESPAASPQPVDEAAVLAEEPLDVDGVNAAILGTVAFVIAFFVLLLFRSKLAETNGQWWLWVCVTGAGLGLMGIGYGVRRRSVYRAARTVSE